In the genome of Pseudobacteriovorax antillogorgiicola, the window ATAATATATCTGACCATGGGATCACCAATGGTGTAGCCTTCTCTGACTTCGACAATAAACTTGGCCCTGACCTAGTTTTCGCCAACAAGGGAGAGAATTTTCTTCTTCTCAACGATGGCAAGGCCAACTTTAAAAAAGTATTTCTCAATGACAATACCGATACGAGCCAAGATGTAGAGCTAGGTGATCTTGATGGCGATGGCGATCTAGATATTGTCATCGCCAACGAGGGAAAAAACCAGATGTTGATAAACCAAGGTCAACTCAAATTTCAAGACGAATCGGAAACCAGACTTGCCGGGGGATTCCCGTTAACGGAAACCCGTGACATCGACTTGTTCGATATTGATGGGGATGGAGACCTAGATATTTTTACAGGCAATGTCAGATTGTTCCATAAATACGATGCTCAGAATCGAATCTATATTAACGACGGCAATGGCTTTTTCACTGAAGAAACCGGAAATCGTTTGCCTACAGATAGCTTGAATACCTTTGACGGTGACTTTTTCGATTTTGATCGCGATGGCGATTCTGACCTTGTCACAGCCAATGGCAATTTATGGGCCAACGCAGGACGAACCTACACATTCTTGGCAAATGATGGCAATGGTAAGTTCACCGTGCTTGAAGACGAGTCCGTCCCTAGGGTTCAGGGGGTGGATGGGTTTGATGTTGAATTTGCTGACTTCAACAATGATGGCCTAGGAGATCTCTACTTCTGTAGCCGTGGACGAAAAGATGGGGGCAATACTGACTACCTATTTATAGGCCGCCCATCATCTCAGTTTCCTGGAAAGTAGATAGGTGAGCTGTGCAATGAAGAATACCGGCCATAGGAACCAAAGCAGCATTACGTAAACACCCGAAGCGAATAAGGGTGGATGATCCTGATTTAGGAAGCCGGGGACTTTAAACCACCTGTCGGGATTGTTTGATATCACTATCATAGTGTAAGCTGCGAATAATGCACCAAAGATAACGTAAGCCAGCTTCATTTCTTTCCATAAGTAAAATTTTAATCCTTGGAATTATAAGGATAGTTATTCCAAAAAGATAGCTATTTATTTCTGATTGTATTCCGATAGGAGGGTCTCATGAGCCTTGGGGAGGAAGCAACCATTAAAGCAGCTTATTCTACAGCCCAAAATCAAAACCTAATGGTATACGACTATAAACAGATCAATCCGCAGATACTATTCAGGGATCACATTAGGGCACGCAAACCAGCCCTGATCAAGAATGCAGTCCATGGTAGTTGGGCTCCCTGGTCTTGGACAATTAGCTCTCTTGTCCAAAGATATGGCGATAAATCGATCACTTACCGTAGTCCGGCAGGTGATCAAGTTGGTGATTTAGCGAATGTAGTTGAAAAAGCTTTAGGTTCCAATAACGAGAAGGTGTACCTACGAAACCTGAGGATCGTAAAAGACCTTCCCGAGCTTGCTGATGAGCTATTTCCTTTACCTGACATTTTGAGAGGAGATTGGAAATCCACCTTTCTTCTACCCAATAATTGGCTCTTAGGTAAGCATATTATCGAGCTTTTTGTCTCGAAACCGGGTATCACATTTCCCGTTCTACACCTTGACTATTGGGGTATGGATGGATTCATATGTCAGGTTGAAGGACATAAGCAGTTCGTCTTATTCTCACCTGACGATACGCCCTATCTCTATCCAACAGCAGAGAATCCATTGCTTTCTGCCGTCGACCCCTTTCAACCAGACTTCAACAAGCACCCTGAGTTTAAAAACGCCTCAATGGTACTGATAGACTTAGAACCAGGGGATGTGCTTTACAACCCCGGTTGGTGGCATACAACAAAAACATTAAGCCAATCGCTCACCATCATATTTTCTACCTGGAACTCAGGAAATTGGGGACAGATGATACGAGAGCTTGTTAAGGCAAACTTCAAAAGTGAGCCAAGCAAAAGCGCAGTGATAGCTTCCTATCTAGCGCTAGTGGCAATTCCCTTGTTTATGTGGGAACAGTGGAGGATCAAGGCAACTGGTACTTATCCTTCATAAAGGCGAACATTTGCTCGATCTCAGCCTCAGACAGTTCTCGATCAAAGAGTATAAATTCAGACAGATTGCCACCAAAATTATCGACACTTCCCGACGAGGATGCTCCTAGGTAGAATCTGGGATTTTCGCCGATATTGAGAGCACCCCCGGTTTCTTCTGAACCTGTCATTGGTTGAGCAATACCATTTACGTAGGCTGTTCTCACAGGGCCAGTTGTATCCCCACCTGAATAAGTTGCGACAATAACTGTAGGTAAACCCTGGGGAGTCGGAGCGTAGTAGGCGTTGTTTCGATAGAACGAATAAGCCAGGTTACCCTCTTCAGTACCAGCAGCAACGTACTGATTGATATCGTTCGAACCAAAACTGAAGAATCTCTGATTCCGGGTCGTATCCAAGAAGTTACCAACAAACACGATAGTATGGGCTACGAATGTAAGATTAGTATTCTCATGCACGAATCGATCGTTGTTGCCGTCAAACTCAATTGCTGGCAATGAACCTATCCGACTCCCATGAAGTATAGGTCGTCTGGATCGTTCACCTTGTTGTAAATTGAATCCACCACCGCTAATATCTTTCCAGCAGCCAATTGCATCGCCATCATTGATGGCCGGGATAGAGCAATCACGATCTAAGAATAGGGACTCGATTTGTGTGCTATCAAAGTGCAAGATGCGACCATCATTGATCGGCATGGGGCCTAAGAAAGCCTCGTCCTTGATGGGCTGTTTTGGAGCTTCAATGTTATCAACTTGAATCTCACCAGCTGTAAATTCGTTTCTAAGAATGTAAGAGCTTGGATTTTCCTCTTCACCTACGGCTTCTAAGGCTTCAGATTTTTTAAATGTAACGTATACTGAAGTTCGAGTACCTTCTGACACCTCTATCGAGGTGCTTACCTTGTATGACTCTATACTATCATCAGAAATGATATCAAAGTTACCAGAGCTAGTAGCAAAAGTTCCAGCACGCTGAGGCTCGAAGAACAATTCAAGTTCTGTATATTCACCAATGGCAACAGGCTCATTAATAAATAGGTAAGTCAACCAGCGATTAT includes:
- a CDS encoding cupin-like domain-containing protein; this translates as MSLGEEATIKAAYSTAQNQNLMVYDYKQINPQILFRDHIRARKPALIKNAVHGSWAPWSWTISSLVQRYGDKSITYRSPAGDQVGDLANVVEKALGSNNEKVYLRNLRIVKDLPELADELFPLPDILRGDWKSTFLLPNNWLLGKHIIELFVSKPGITFPVLHLDYWGMDGFICQVEGHKQFVLFSPDDTPYLYPTAENPLLSAVDPFQPDFNKHPEFKNASMVLIDLEPGDVLYNPGWWHTTKTLSQSLTIIFSTWNSGNWGQMIRELVKANFKSEPSKSAVIASYLALVAIPLFMWEQWRIKATGTYPS
- a CDS encoding FG-GAP repeat domain-containing protein; protein product: MKNYKTLVIVFLIFLFSGAFCKRTQESSVSNSPQSLFNDASQLLPEEARYRMCMDAQSIDLDQDGDMDLILAIEFGENILLINDGSGTFAIDQSFPKSKRDSEDIAAADFNLDEAIDIIIVTEDDQINESYLSNSVGKFDRREDNISDHGITNGVAFSDFDNKLGPDLVFANKGENFLLLNDGKANFKKVFLNDNTDTSQDVELGDLDGDGDLDIVIANEGKNQMLINQGQLKFQDESETRLAGGFPLTETRDIDLFDIDGDGDLDIFTGNVRLFHKYDAQNRIYINDGNGFFTEETGNRLPTDSLNTFDGDFFDFDRDGDSDLVTANGNLWANAGRTYTFLANDGNGKFTVLEDESVPRVQGVDGFDVEFADFNNDGLGDLYFCSRGRKDGGNTDYLFIGRPSSQFPGK
- a CDS encoding LamG-like jellyroll fold domain-containing protein, producing MGSKIKIIKLGQWWGAFLLLTGCSIHIGNPKDFEGKEKKAKPEVSVILSGSEFETDEGVTLSLTQVNLKSSDGNVVYEFEGDPTLDISMDEDNRWLTYLFINEPVAIGEYTELELFFEPQRAGTFATSSGNFDIISDDSIESYKVSTSIEVSEGTRTSVYVTFKKSEALEAVGEEENPSSYILRNEFTAGEIQVDNIEAPKQPIKDEAFLGPMPINDGRILHFDSTQIESLFLDRDCSIPAINDGDAIGCWKDISGGGFNLQQGERSRRPILHGSRIGSLPAIEFDGNNDRFVHENTNLTFVAHTIVFVGNFLDTTRNQRFFSFGSNDINQYVAAGTEEGNLAYSFYRNNAYYAPTPQGLPTVIVATYSGGDTTGPVRTAYVNGIAQPMTGSEETGGALNIGENPRFYLGASSSGSVDNFGGNLSEFILFDRELSEAEIEQMFAFMKDKYQLP